The Curtobacterium herbarum genome contains the following window.
CGAAGGTGCGGAGGTAGTCGCTGAGGCCCTCGATCATCCGCCGGGTCCGCGCACGCTCGCGGTCCGCCACCCACGGCGACTCGAACGTCAGCTCGTCCCAGCGTTCCTCGACCCGGTGCCACAGCGATTCCACGTCGACGTCGGTCGCGTGCTCCATCGCCTCGTGCACGATCGTGCCGATGCCCATCGCCGGGCTCGGCGCACCGCCGCCGAACGTCTGCGCGAACCAGTGCACCGGACACTCCTCGAAGGTGCCGATCCGGGAGGGTGACACCGCCACCGTCGGCGGCACCGGCTCGCCGACCTCGCCGTCCTCGTCGCCGCCCTCGGGCACCACCGGTTCGGCGTCGAGGTCGACCAGGGGTGCGTCCGTCGACGGTTCGACGATGCCGTACCAGTCGTCGGGGGCCGCGCCGGGCACGTCCTCCGCCGCCAAGCGGGCCAGTGCCGAGGCCGCCTCGTGGTCCCCGGTCGCCACCACCCGGCGCCGGAGCGACCCCGCGAGCCCGCGCAGCGACAGCGGGTGCGCGGACGGCTGCCGGTCCGGCGGCACCGGCACCAACCGCACGAACGGTGAGGGTGACTCGTCGTCGTTCGCGACGGTCGCGATGACCACCTGCGTCGTCGCGCGGGACACCGCCCGCACGAACAGGCGGAGCTCGTCGCCGATCACCGCGGCCCGGTCGTCGGTCGGCGAGCGCGGGATCCCCGCCGCCGCACGGACCAGCCCGTCCGGGTCGAGCAGGCTGCCGCGCACCCGCGTGTTCGGCCAGACACCGTCCTGGAGGCCCGTGACCACCACGACGTCGCACTCCAGTCCGACGGTGGCCGAGGGGGTCAGCACGCGGACCCGTCCGGCGGTCCGGTCCGGTCCGATCGAGTCCTCCGGCAGGTCCGCGCCGAGGAGGTCGTCGACGAACACCCGCGCGGGGGCGTCCGGCGTGCGCTCGACGAAGCGCTTCGCGGCGGTGAACAGCCCGACGACCGCGTCGAGGTGTCGGTCCGCCTCGGCGGCGCCGACCCCGCCGGCGACCGACTGCGACCGCCACACCCCGGCCAGGCCGCTGCGTTCCCAGAGGCCCCAGAGAATCTCCTCGATGCTCGCCCCCGACTCGGCGTCCTGCCGGGCGGTGACGAAGCTCGCCGCGAGCCGCATCGCCCGTCGCGCGAAGGCGGCGTCGATCGTGGCCAGGCGTTCCGGGGCGCCGAGCGCGTCGACGAGCAGTTCGTCGGCCGTCCGGGTCCCGCCGCCGGCCAGCTCTTCGCGGCGGAGCGCCAGCCGGAGCCGGCGGATCGCCAGCGTGTCCAACCCGCCGAGCGGCCCGGTGGCGAACGACGTCGCCAGGTCGGCGTCGAGCGGGACGACCCCGAGCGCGACGGCCGCGGCGTCGACCAGGGTCCGTGATGCCGTGTCGTCCCGCGGACGGGTCGGTGCGGCGCCGGCGGTCGCCGGGACCTCGGCCACCGAGAGCGCCCGGACCAGTTCCGGGATCGCGGCACCGCTGCGGGTGACGACGACCATCCGGTGCCACGGGACGCCGTCGAGCAGCCGGTGTTCGCGGAGACGTCTCGCCACCGCGGCCACCATCGCGGAACGGCTGGGCGCTTCCAGGTGCAGGACGGCGTCGGAGCGGCCACGGGCCTCCCGGGCGAGGGCGGCCCGCTGTCTGCCAGCGGCCGCGGTGCCGATCCGCCCGGTGATGCCGGTCACCAGTGCGCGGATCGGGGCCGCG
Protein-coding sequences here:
- a CDS encoding ATP-dependent helicase gives rise to the protein MPPTTLTPAPDLGSVARALVDDPAQQAVLALPDEVHAAVIGAPGTGKTSTLTRLVADRFARPGAVDPSGHATVLALTSARVAATALRDRLAAAVDRVTPGALARTVNSLAFQVVAHAAAVQGQEAPTLLTGGEQDRIIADLLDGHELDGTGPAWPLPITEVVRERAGFRTALRDLMMRAVAAGIEPDDMRELGDDTGHPEWRAVGDFVDEYRAAVTAFRSTSLDAAELVAFATAAVLRGDLPPAVAALRLVVVDDVQELVEGEIALLGALARSGVQVVAFGDPDIAASAFRGAVPDVLGRLGPRLGVPHVQEIVLGTVHRHAAPIRALVTGITGRIGTAAAGRQRAALAREARGRSDAVLHLEAPSRSAMVAAVARRLREHRLLDGVPWHRMVVVTRSGAAIPELVRALSVAEVPATAGAAPTRPRDDTASRTLVDAAAVALGVVPLDADLATSFATGPLGGLDTLAIRRLRLALRREELAGGGTRTADELLVDALGAPERLATIDAAFARRAMRLAASFVTARQDAESGASIEEILWGLWERSGLAGVWRSQSVAGGVGAAEADRHLDAVVGLFTAAKRFVERTPDAPARVFVDDLLGADLPEDSIGPDRTAGRVRVLTPSATVGLECDVVVVTGLQDGVWPNTRVRGSLLDPDGLVRAAAGIPRSPTDDRAAVIGDELRLFVRAVSRATTQVVIATVANDDESPSPFVRLVPVPPDRQPSAHPLSLRGLAGSLRRRVVATGDHEAASALARLAAEDVPGAAPDDWYGIVEPSTDAPLVDLDAEPVVPEGGDEDGEVGEPVPPTVAVSPSRIGTFEECPVHWFAQTFGGGAPSPAMGIGTIVHEAMEHATDVDVESLWHRVEERWDELTFESPWVADRERARTRRMIEGLSDYLRTFASAGRRVLGAEASFALVTGPARVRGSIDRIEVDPDGRISIVDLKTGRSMPSEKNDMPGHPQLAAYQLAVADGAVEGVPEGAETTDARLVFVQNPKGAHAYSERTQRALDPESREAYRERLHTVARGMAGRTFLANVDDHCDRARTGTECRIHVVGEVTW